In a genomic window of Thalassophryne amazonica chromosome 12, fThaAma1.1, whole genome shotgun sequence:
- the LOC117522425 gene encoding LOW QUALITY PROTEIN: zinc finger protein 852-like (The sequence of the model RefSeq protein was modified relative to this genomic sequence to represent the inferred CDS: inserted 2 bases in 1 codon; deleted 2 bases in 1 codon) yields MCSVVGCDSACSSAQRFKLPEEPEKRLEWMEFLAQVNGQRFKESSWTDINICSNHFTYDCFENLSQLKSTAVPSLNFKSEPDEGETKVNSVQSTYDVKTREVPCQCDPLQTCDISTLCLEELGEFSQPPRASHGRVSSSADVSNAVKYGCGQTPAAIATSREKAFFLQASRTHVVNKTCLLNLLPRKCPSCRSKLQVELITNGVLIALNQQCTQCQYRNEWKSQVKARASAAEDERQTEDTDAAPQNPQKISSDVTDSGATAVSEIITLSSEESHHSDDDQVELNETASSSEDEWKPSEELLLGNELMDEEFDSETEDEGDDMSDSPLEHKRLCAECGTFYSVQKPHTCTHKAKPFACSICGRRFASEXGSGLHTRIHDESYKHLCKYCNVTFKTKVEKSTHEQTHKDNDKPYQCSHCSETFATLQDAHHPPGQSQRTQDVNCPVCGMEFMRRCIKRHLLMHTGAKPFQCSVCQRGFQPARNLKSHMRLHTGERPFKCKYCEKCFNHNVSLKAHVQRYHNTSAANEQNAGEGRESSLKSVEDRRSAKSKGKSTGRPIGRPKRSNQVQVESKGSNTKAARLKVQSLETRSYSDEEEEEQQTDSDSAEEEEQPMRKSTGRSRKRSYNVHSDSDFDPDEEIKRNRTNQGRRPKNIQ; encoded by the exons ATGTGTTCTGTCGTTGGGTGTGATTCAGCATGTAGCAGCGCGCAACGCTTTAAATTACCAGAAGAGCCCGAGAAGAGATTGGAGTGGATGGAGTTTCTGGCTCAGGTTAACGGACAGCGTTTTAAAGAATCGTCCTGGACTGATATAAACATTTGCAGCAACCACTTCACATATGATTGTTTTGAAAATTTGTCTCAGCTGAAGTCTACTGCCGTACCGTCTCTTAATTTTAAGTCAGAGCCCGACGAAGgtgaaacaaaggtgaacagcgtGCAGTCCACG tATGACGTGAAAACCAGAGAAGTTCCTTGCCAATGTGATCCACTTCAGACATGTGATATTTCAACTTTGTGTCTTGAAGAATTGGGAGAATTTTCACAAC CCCCCCGAGCAAGCCACGGTCGTGTGTCGTCTTCAGCTGATGTTTCAAATGCTGTCAAGTATGGATGTGGACAGACACCTGCGGCGATTGCTACAAGCAGAGAAAA ggctTTCTTTCTGCAGGCGTCAAGAACGCATGTTGTCAACAAAACCTGTCTTCTGAATTTGCTACCTCGGAAGTGTCCATCGTGCCGGAGTAAGCTTCAAGTGGAGCTCATTACCAATGGGGTTCTGATCGCCTTGAACCAGCAATGCACTCAGTGTCAGTACAGGAATGAGTGGAAAAGCCAGGTGAAGGCCAGAGCCTCAGCAGCTGAAGATGAGCGCCAGACAGAGGACACAGATGCAGCACCACAGAACCCACAG AAAATATCTTCAGATGTCACTGACTCCGGTGCGACAGCCGTCTCAGAGATAATTACTCTGAGCAGTGAAGAAAGTCATCACTCAGATGACGATCAGGTGGAATTGAACGAAACTGCCAGCAGTTCAGAGGACGAATGGAAACCATCAGAGGAACTTTTGCTGGGAAACGAGCTGATGGATGAAGAATTTGACTCGGAAACAGAAGATGAAGGCGACGACATGTCCGACTCGCCACTGGAGCATAAGCGGCTTTGTGCAGAATGTGGAACTTTTTACAGTGTTCAGAAGCCTCACACGTGCACTCACAAAGCCAAGCCGTTTGCTTGCAGCATTTGCGGCAGGAGATTTGCCAGCGA CGGCTCTGGTCTGCACACCAGGATCCACGATGAAAGCTACAAACATCTGTGTAAATACTGTAATGTCACTTTCAAAACAAAAGTGGAGAAAAGCACACACGAGCAGACACACAAAGACAACGATAAGCCTTATCAGTGCTCCCACTGCTCGGAGACGTTCGCCACCCTACAAGACGCGCACCATCCACCAGGACAGTCACAGAGGACGCAAGATGTTAACTGCCCCGTGTGCGGGATGGAATTTATGCGCAGGTGTATTAAGAGACACTTACTGATGCACACGGGAGCGAAGCCATTTCAGTGTTCAGTGTGTCAGCGGGGCTTTCAACCAGCAAGG AACCTCAAGTCCCACATGCGTCTGCACACAGGAGAGAGGCCGTTCAAGTgtaaatactgtgagaaatgctTCAATCACAACGTCAGCTTAAAGGCTCACGTTCAGCGTTACCACAACACTAGTGCTGCAAATGAGCAGAACGCCGGTGAGGGCCGCGAGAGCAGCCTGAAGAGTGTCGAAGACAGAAGATCAGCGAAAAGTAAAGGCAAGAGCACAGGTCGACCCATAGGAAGACCCAAACGAAGCAACCAGGTGCAAGTGGAAAGCAAAGGTTCAAACACCAAGGCTGCAAGATTAAAGGTGCAGAGTTTAGAGACAAGAAGTTACAGcgatgaggaggaagaggagcagcAGACTGACAGTGACTCCGCAGAAGAGGAAGAGCAGCCGATGAGGAAGAGCACAGGGAGATCAAGGAAAAGGTCATACAATGTCCACAGCGACTCTGATTTTGACCCAGATGAAGAAATAAAGCGAAACAGGACGAATCAAGGGCGAAGACCAAAAAATATCCAGTGA